The DNA sequence TTCACCTTCTCCCCCACCACTTCGCCCATTCCAACCATTTTTCATTCTCAGAGCCTTTATCCGCAACATCAACCATAAACACCGCCGCGCTCTGCTCTTTCGCGCAGCCGTCAATCCGCGCCTTCATCACAATCCCTGCGCGCAAGCTGCTTTTTTTGGCATCGACGCCGACAATCTTTACAGGCCGGACAAGCACAATCGCGTCGAACGGAAATTTCAAATTGTCTTCAAGCGCGCATAAAACACCTAAAAACTCTTCCTCCTCGCCGTAACAATCGACAGTTGCCTCTTCGAGCATTTTCTCGTATTCGGCTTCTTTATTTTGAGGACTTTTGGCCATAAGATTCACCGCTACTGCTTCCTAATTCTTCATAGATATCGCCAAGAGTATCGTGATAACCCCAACCCATCCCTTTTGTCTTTGTTACAATATCTTCTAACCGTTGCCTGAACTTATCAATAAGAACGGCATCCCCGATTCTGTTAAGGAGCTTGACCGCATCGTCATACATCGTCTCCATGCTTGAATAAAACCGTTCGTCTATATCTCCGTACTTACGGGTAAACTCAGTTCCTGTCTCAACGTAAAATATCATGAGATCTATCAGAAGAGCATTATCTTTTGAAGCTTTCTTAAAATCGCTGATGGCTCTTTTCGCTTCAGACAGCTTTAACTGCGGCCATCCGCTACGTTTGTAAAATCCACTTAATATCTTTTGTTTATAATGCTCAATTGATTCCGAGTGCTTTTCGCTACCGCATAGTTTTGCTTCAAGCCACGCCGCATTATCTTTTCTAAGCTTTGCAAGTTCAAGAATGAGCTTAACAAGTTCTTTATTTCCAGATAGCTCCAAACGCCGCCTGAGTTCTGCAAGTTCCGCCATCACTTCCACCCACTTTCTGCTTGCATTAAAACGCTTATAAATCCGCGCGCTATGCATTGCCGATACACCTCAGAGATTTTGCGATCAGTCATATCATCTTTCAAGCATTGATTTTGCCTTGTTGATAAAATGTATTGCTTTTTCGCGAAGCTGCTTTATATGTTCAATATCAAAAAGCAATTTAGTAGAATAACTTGCTTTCTGCCGCTCGCTTTTGATGTCCGTATATATTTGTATTTCATTTCTTGTAAGCGAAAGACCATCATATAACTCTATTTCTTCTTTTGAAAATTCCACATAGTGCTTTATCAAAAAACATACGGTTGCAGTATGGTCTTTTGAAGCAAAGCCCTTTTTTGCGAGAAGCGCAAGGCTTGAGTGGTATAGCGCATAATAAAAACCAGTAATCGCCCAATCCGGAAACTTATTTTCTTTTATGAGGGAATAAGCAAATTCAATATTGTGGTCTGATTTTTCCATATGGGCTTTTACAAGGTTTTCGCTGGCAGGGATTTTCTGGATGATGCCCGCATCCAGATAATGGCGATAGCTTCTCTCCAGAGCGTCCTTATTTTCCAGCCATAATTTAATTTGCGGGTTCATTCAGCATAACCTCATAATAATCCATATTGCCGCTGATGCAAAAGCCGCTCTGTTTTGCCTCAATTACAACGCGATTACCGCCTTTAGCGTATGAATTTCGGGTTGTGTAAAAAATATTTAGCGGATATATGCTTGACGCGCTTATTTTTTCTTCGATTTGCTCAAAAGCGGCCTTTATTTCCTCTTCATACAGCTTCTGAAGCTTCTTGTTTTTAAACGAATGCAGGACAACAAGCAGGTCTATGTCGCTTCCGTTTTTTTCCTGTTTTCGTGACGCTGAACCGAATAAAATCACGAATGACAGGGATTTTGGCATTTCGGCCAAAAACTTT is a window from the Nanoarchaeota archaeon genome containing:
- a CDS encoding calcium-binding protein, with protein sequence MAKSPQNKEAEYEKMLEEATVDCYGEEEEFLGVLCALEDNLKFPFDAIVLVRPVKIVGVDAKKSSLRAGIVMKARIDGCAKEQSAAVFMVDVADKGSENEKWLEWAKWWGRR
- a CDS encoding DNA-binding protein, with the protein product MNPQIKLWLENKDALERSYRHYLDAGIIQKIPASENLVKAHMEKSDHNIEFAYSLIKENKFPDWAITGFYYALYHSSLALLAKKGFASKDHTATVCFLIKHYVEFSKEEIELYDGLSLTRNEIQIYTDIKSERQKASYSTKLLFDIEHIKQLREKAIHFINKAKSMLER
- a CDS encoding nucleotidyltransferase domain-containing protein, coding for MEKLSAEEKIYFAFYETKKKLLYYNQLKVHTGLSDSSLQNALKKLKKETASIREKANTFYLLKYKAKAKILFSLFDCERLERLNIDVKAPVKKFLAEMPKSLSFVILFGSASRKQEKNGSDIDLLVVLHSFKNKKLQKLYEEEIKAAFEQIEEKISASSIYPLNIFYTTRNSYAKGGNRVVIEAKQSGFCISGNMDYYEVMLNEPAN